A genome region from Pelorhabdus rhamnosifermentans includes the following:
- a CDS encoding ABC transporter permease: MQQMIVMDYKKLGMFLALLLLIILIAIPLFCIFFTSIYPNQTLNLLAPLRTLSESNLSEVFWHTIWLGFCVMLTTTVLAVPLAWIFAKTDLCRHNGLDIVLMIPFMTPPYIGSMGWILFMQRNGYLEQLVPAAKIVTTFFFSFGGMVAIMSLHLYPFLYLILRNIFVQISGNKEAAAIVHGGSFLYNFRRIVIPLALSGYAMGALLVFVKTIAEFGTPATFGRKIGYFVMTSEIHQYISHWPIDFGKATALASVLLSACLILWYIQSLICQRFSYPLIGGRDSFRRISVLKNGQRLFAWLYIGGLLGVSIGIPYFSILSASLMKLRGVGLAWNNITFQYYIALLTWGSNSMNALMNSLGLSIVAATISVILGTYCALLIGNSKTRLQRIIDLLSLLPNAVPGIVLVVGFILFWNSPSMPIPLYNTYGMVVLTYAVLFLPYTVQYVKTNYSQLNLSLFQAGQVCGGTPVYILRRILLPLLVPGILAGWMMTFTISIRELVASLLILPPDMETSATFIFSQFEQGNVALGMAMAVVSVGLTTILLLAVNQFHPARKQNG, translated from the coding sequence ATGCAACAGATGATTGTAATGGATTATAAAAAGCTGGGGATGTTCTTGGCATTACTGCTGCTCATCATTTTAATAGCCATCCCGCTCTTTTGTATTTTTTTCACCAGCATCTATCCGAATCAAACGCTGAACTTGCTGGCACCGCTGCGTACCCTTTCGGAAAGCAATCTGAGTGAAGTATTTTGGCACACAATATGGCTGGGCTTTTGCGTTATGCTGACAACAACAGTACTGGCTGTGCCACTGGCCTGGATTTTTGCTAAAACAGATCTATGCCGTCACAACGGACTGGATATTGTGCTGATGATTCCTTTTATGACGCCCCCTTACATCGGCTCCATGGGCTGGATTCTGTTCATGCAGCGTAACGGTTATCTGGAACAACTTGTTCCTGCCGCCAAAATTGTCACAACGTTTTTCTTCAGCTTTGGCGGTATGGTCGCTATCATGAGTCTACATTTATATCCATTTTTATACCTTATCTTACGTAATATATTTGTCCAGATCAGTGGCAATAAGGAAGCTGCCGCCATTGTTCACGGCGGCAGCTTCCTCTATAATTTTCGGCGTATTGTCATCCCGCTGGCATTGTCCGGCTACGCCATGGGTGCGCTGCTCGTGTTTGTAAAAACCATTGCCGAATTTGGCACACCGGCTACCTTTGGTCGAAAAATCGGCTATTTTGTAATGACATCGGAGATCCATCAATATATTTCTCACTGGCCCATTGATTTTGGCAAAGCAACGGCACTGGCATCTGTTCTGCTTAGCGCCTGCCTGATACTGTGGTATATTCAATCCTTGATCTGTCAGCGCTTTTCCTATCCGTTGATCGGTGGCAGAGATTCGTTCCGGAGAATATCCGTCTTGAAAAACGGACAGCGCCTCTTTGCTTGGCTATACATCGGCGGTCTGCTGGGTGTTTCCATCGGCATTCCCTACTTTTCCATCTTGTCGGCATCGTTGATGAAGCTCAGGGGAGTGGGTCTGGCGTGGAATAACATCACTTTTCAGTACTACATTGCTCTTTTGACTTGGGGTTCAAACAGTATGAATGCTTTAATGAACAGTTTAGGGTTATCCATAGTCGCCGCAACCATTTCAGTGATATTAGGAACCTATTGCGCTTTGTTGATTGGAAATTCCAAAACCAGACTGCAGCGAATCATTGACTTACTTAGCTTGTTACCCAACGCCGTACCGGGGATTGTCCTTGTCGTAGGATTTATTCTGTTCTGGAATTCTCCGTCAATGCCCATCCCGCTATATAACACCTATGGGATGGTCGTCCTTACCTATGCCGTTCTCTTCCTGCCCTATACCGTTCAGTATGTAAAGACCAACTATAGCCAGTTAAATCTGTCCTTATTTCAGGCGGGACAGGTTTGTGGCGGAACACCCGTGTATATTTTGCGACGAATCCTTTTACCCCTTCTTGTCCCCGGTATCCTTGCTGGTTGGATGATGACCTTTACCATTTCCATCCGGGAACTTGTCGCCTCTTTGCTGATTTTGCCCCCAGACATGGAAACATCCGCAACATTTATATTTTCTCAATTCGAACAAGGAAATGTCGCCCTAGGCATGGCGATGGCCGTAGTATCTGTCGGTCTAACTACCATCCTGCTGCTGGCTGTCAACCAATTCCATCCCGCAAGGAAGCAAAATGGATAA
- a CDS encoding MBL fold metallo-hydrolase: MDKQVELNAKLAIWGGAGEHGRSCYFLQNGSMKVLLDCGAKKVGQGEYPLLPTNHIPTLNAVFLSHSHEDHSMAIPLLYKLGYQGKVWTTRATMQKLPYYFSAWKKYVDRQSGNLPYSSRHMEKIQYACLEDIAAPGQWIELSPGLRIYWGKSGHIIGSIWLILDLNGKFIFFSGDFTTEGRLLSSDWLPAIIRKDLAQVQSKKQELDLAIIEAAHGLDTENQLIKLNHLTNTAQRVLTQNGWLLLPVPVVGRGQDLLVWAMETFPNTRLLVEETIADNLKQLLQWPHWLRPGAAATINSVLNNPQLRIIKIHQQREQLLSDGQNGIILTDDGMLQTATARWYYQQLESHPNNCVVFTGHLPAGSQGQQLLSPGNLQGTAQLISYKVHQGLSDLRQMLNQLPSRQTVLVHTNKPTTDLICAKLSQENYSHLYSLSPGEYLNF; encoded by the coding sequence ATGGATAAACAGGTAGAACTTAACGCCAAATTAGCCATCTGGGGTGGCGCTGGCGAACACGGACGTTCCTGTTATTTTCTGCAAAATGGATCTATGAAGGTTCTCCTGGACTGTGGGGCAAAAAAAGTCGGTCAAGGCGAATACCCCTTGCTGCCGACAAATCATATTCCCACTCTGAATGCAGTCTTTCTATCCCATTCCCACGAGGATCATTCCATGGCCATCCCCCTGCTCTACAAACTGGGTTATCAAGGAAAAGTATGGACTACCCGGGCTACTATGCAAAAGTTACCATACTACTTTTCTGCCTGGAAAAAATATGTTGACAGACAATCAGGCAACCTCCCGTACAGCAGTCGGCACATGGAAAAAATTCAGTACGCCTGCCTGGAAGATATTGCTGCTCCAGGCCAGTGGATAGAACTGTCACCAGGCTTACGCATCTACTGGGGCAAAAGCGGACACATCATCGGCTCAATCTGGCTCATACTAGATCTCAATGGTAAATTCATCTTCTTTTCCGGTGATTTCACTACCGAAGGACGTCTGCTCTCTTCCGATTGGCTTCCCGCCATAATAAGAAAAGACTTAGCACAAGTTCAGTCTAAAAAACAGGAACTGGATTTAGCAATCATCGAAGCGGCCCATGGTCTTGATACGGAAAATCAATTAATTAAGCTAAACCATTTGACGAATACGGCGCAAAGAGTTCTGACACAAAACGGTTGGCTGCTACTCCCCGTCCCAGTCGTTGGCCGTGGACAGGATTTACTTGTATGGGCAATGGAGACCTTTCCGAATACTCGGCTGTTAGTCGAGGAAACAATCGCTGATAATCTAAAACAACTGCTGCAATGGCCGCATTGGCTCCGTCCGGGTGCTGCCGCCACCATAAACTCCGTGCTAAATAATCCTCAGCTTAGGATAATAAAAATTCACCAACAACGCGAACAATTATTATCAGACGGACAAAACGGCATCATTTTGACTGACGACGGCATGCTGCAAACCGCTACAGCCCGCTGGTACTACCAACAATTGGAAAGCCATCCGAACAACTGTGTTGTTTTTACCGGACACTTACCGGCGGGCAGCCAAGGACAGCAGCTGTTGTCCCCCGGCAATCTGCAAGGTACCGCCCAATTAATTTCTTATAAAGTCCATCAGGGATTATCGGACCTGCGGCAAATGCTCAACCAGCTTCCCAGTCGTCAGACCGTTTTGGTTCATACAAATAAACCGACAACTGATTTAATTTGCGCCAAACTATCCCAGGAAAACTATAGCCACTTGTACTCATTGTCGCCTGGAGAATATCTAAACTTTTAA
- a CDS encoding metallophosphoesterase family protein, whose protein sequence is MMKFNKMKLFIIPMIILLGMTGMLNITHAQTWKFAVISDTHDNDKTHTTTGVTPYLAPIINDIVEEKPDMVMETGDLIVGALTEPTSPVYKKYAVQYAAFQKAVEPLKNANVPLFVIRGNHDYGAANEEADLQKVYLEKFANRMPQNGPADAKGLSYSFVHNKVKFIMVDQYVHATNKDATLPMDWLKTELENKQGVDHIFVMGHSPAYSPTNEKKRHFNLYDQPALRDQFWDLLVKNNVTAYISGHKHVYFRGNVKGVEQIGAGNLGSALSYNPETADKNLTNLFPTTSVSREDNRPGYIIFTVDSDKNTITANEYCLDTDNNKYLYDTYQFTF, encoded by the coding sequence ATGATGAAATTTAATAAGATGAAGCTATTTATAATACCTATGATAATCCTATTGGGCATGACCGGAATGCTGAACATCACGCATGCCCAAACCTGGAAATTTGCAGTCATTAGCGATACCCATGATAACGACAAAACACATACAACAACAGGTGTCACACCCTATCTCGCACCCATTATCAATGATATTGTAGAAGAAAAACCAGACATGGTAATGGAAACTGGCGATTTAATTGTAGGTGCATTAACTGAGCCGACTTCTCCGGTTTATAAAAAATATGCTGTTCAATATGCAGCGTTTCAAAAAGCTGTAGAACCTCTGAAAAACGCAAATGTTCCATTATTTGTAATTCGAGGTAATCATGATTACGGTGCCGCTAATGAGGAAGCAGACCTCCAGAAAGTATATTTAGAGAAATTTGCAAATCGAATGCCTCAAAATGGCCCAGCCGATGCTAAGGGCCTTTCCTATAGTTTTGTGCACAATAAAGTAAAGTTTATAATGGTTGACCAATATGTGCATGCCACAAATAAAGATGCTACTCTCCCCATGGATTGGCTAAAAACTGAACTGGAAAATAAGCAGGGAGTCGATCACATTTTTGTCATGGGCCATAGTCCTGCTTATTCTCCTACTAATGAAAAGAAACGGCATTTTAACCTATATGATCAGCCTGCTTTGCGTGATCAATTTTGGGATCTGTTGGTAAAAAATAATGTAACAGCTTATATTTCTGGTCACAAACATGTTTATTTTCGCGGCAATGTAAAGGGGGTAGAACAAATTGGCGCAGGAAATCTGGGATCGGCTCTAAGTTACAATCCTGAAACTGCCGATAAAAACTTGACAAATCTCTTTCCTACAACTTCGGTGTCCCGCGAAGACAATCGGCCAGGTTATATCATTTTCACTGTAGATAGTGATAAAAACACGATTACAGCTAATGAATACTGTCTAGATACTGACAATAATAAATATTTGTATGATACTTATCAATTCACTTTTTAG
- a CDS encoding transposase: MLSIATPFAILRLCSWYRQAKISNQRMLEQVDEVIRRLKKYTKYLHIAGKRNSFSKTDHDATFMRMKEDAMKNGQLKPAYNIQFGVDAEYVVWITTGPQPTDTTTLIPFLDEQKTFFPYQYNKVVADSGYESEENYLYLESHEQAGYIKPSNYEQSKTRKYKKDIGRRENMPSDEMSNSYLCANGKEITRDGIRRVKSQNGHYGEYLHPLKVA, translated from the coding sequence GTGCTGTCGATAGCTACTCCTTTCGCCATTTTACGTCTTTGTTCATGGTATCGACAAGCGAAAATCTCAAATCAGCGCATGCTTGAACAGGTAGATGAGGTCATTCGTCGGTTAAAGAAATATACGAAATACCTGCATATCGCGGGCAAACGCAACAGCTTTTCTAAGACTGATCATGATGCAACTTTCATGCGGATGAAGGAAGATGCGATGAAGAACGGACAGCTGAAGCCAGCCTACAATATCCAGTTTGGCGTCGATGCAGAATATGTTGTCTGGATTACGACTGGACCACAGCCGACCGATACAACAACACTTATCCCTTTTTTGGACGAACAGAAAACCTTCTTTCCGTACCAGTATAATAAGGTGGTTGCAGATTCCGGTTATGAAAGCGAGGAAAATTATCTTTACCTGGAAAGTCACGAACAAGCAGGTTATATCAAGCCATCCAATTATGAACAAAGTAAGACGCGCAAATATAAGAAAGACATTGGCCGTAGGGAAAATATGCCATCCGATGAGATGAGTAACAGTTATCTCTGTGCGAATGGAAAGGAAATTACAAGAGATGGAATCCGGCGAGTAAAAAGCCAGAACGGGCACTATGGAGAATACCTTCATCCGTTAAAAGTAGCTTAA
- a CDS encoding sugar ABC transporter substrate-binding protein — translation MKKWTIALLGIVMLSAALTGCSNSSPTAGNSAKEAGQKTIYFIPIVDTGAYWSPMKKAAEERAKELGYNLVFKTSPPSESQKNEKHIGFLQEAVLNKALGVAIAPMDPDMFDRKVKEAKDAGLKIVTFDADVKSKDNRVAYVGTDNKLAGEELGRRAAEYLKNKGITSGKIALAATNLTQTTMTYRQEGIKKGFASVMGAVDSNFTWLEPIQDNDQSSESKRQLESQITSNPDMVAVFSLGSEGPDTGVMEAIKSQGMAGKIYHFGFDYTPTWENGIEEGLITGIVDQDSYAIGKMVIDVLDKAIKGESVQENYPVPVKWVDAQQIVEYGKEKQKQFTTETK, via the coding sequence ATGAAAAAGTGGACAATAGCTTTATTAGGCATAGTTATGTTGAGTGCTGCGTTAACCGGATGTTCTAACTCGAGTCCTACAGCAGGCAATTCAGCTAAGGAGGCTGGACAAAAAACCATATATTTTATACCTATTGTAGATACGGGAGCGTATTGGTCGCCGATGAAAAAGGCGGCTGAAGAGCGTGCCAAAGAACTAGGGTATAATTTGGTATTCAAAACTTCACCACCTAGTGAATCACAAAAAAATGAAAAGCATATTGGCTTTTTGCAAGAAGCTGTCTTAAATAAAGCATTAGGCGTAGCTATTGCGCCGATGGATCCCGATATGTTTGATCGTAAAGTAAAAGAGGCCAAGGATGCGGGGTTAAAGATTGTTACTTTTGATGCTGACGTTAAAAGTAAAGATAATCGTGTTGCTTATGTGGGAACAGATAATAAATTAGCTGGCGAAGAACTTGGCAGAAGAGCTGCCGAATATTTGAAAAATAAAGGCATTACTAGTGGGAAAATTGCTTTAGCAGCGACTAATCTTACTCAAACTACTATGACTTATCGGCAAGAAGGCATTAAAAAAGGATTTGCCAGTGTAATGGGGGCTGTAGACAGCAACTTTACTTGGTTAGAACCCATTCAGGATAACGATCAGTCGTCTGAATCAAAAAGACAGTTAGAAAGTCAAATTACTTCCAATCCAGATATGGTAGCCGTATTCTCACTAGGTTCTGAAGGTCCTGATACAGGCGTTATGGAAGCCATTAAGTCTCAAGGCATGGCTGGAAAAATTTATCACTTTGGTTTTGATTATACCCCGACATGGGAAAATGGTATCGAAGAAGGTTTAATTACTGGGATTGTTGACCAAGATTCCTATGCAATAGGCAAAATGGTTATTGATGTACTAGATAAAGCTATTAAAGGTGAAAGCGTACAAGAAAATTATCCTGTGCCAGTAAAATGGGTAGATGCACAGCAAATTGTTGAATATGGGAAAGAAAAACAAAAACAGTTTACTACTGAGACCAAGTAG
- a CDS encoding ABC transporter permease: protein MDTKPNEERLLTGKGVNVKEVILKYSVYIVLACLVVIFSIISPTFLSQANIGNFFRQIPTVGIVTAGITMLIITGKVDLSAGSIAAFAGTAAAFLAIKGFSAPVVIGVAVLFGAAFGFINGFLITKFALDSFILTLGTDYMIRGMILFFTNGIYVKGVPEWFYNLSNTKVGSDFIFTNTLVFIVVVILLGYVMQNTRFGRYCYAVGSNPEAARLSGININMHLIKAFIIEGILAAVAGVLLMSNLNVGAPSEATGVGLFALAAAIIGGAAFSGGVGSMAGAVVGIFTLEVFRNGLAILGLNSFIQQAVTGGIIIVAVVIDYYRRTR, encoded by the coding sequence ATGGACACAAAGCCCAATGAAGAACGTTTACTTACAGGTAAAGGCGTTAATGTTAAGGAAGTTATATTGAAGTATTCAGTATATATCGTACTGGCGTGTTTAGTTGTTATTTTTTCGATTATTAGTCCGACGTTTTTAAGTCAAGCTAATATTGGTAATTTTTTTCGCCAGATTCCAACAGTAGGGATTGTTACTGCAGGGATTACCATGCTAATTATTACCGGCAAAGTGGATTTGTCAGCAGGGAGTATTGCGGCGTTTGCCGGTACGGCGGCAGCCTTTTTGGCAATTAAAGGATTTTCTGCACCGGTAGTTATTGGAGTGGCGGTGTTGTTCGGGGCAGCTTTTGGTTTTATTAACGGATTTTTAATAACCAAGTTTGCTCTCGATTCATTTATTTTGACATTAGGTACGGACTATATGATTCGCGGCATGATTTTATTTTTTACTAATGGAATCTATGTCAAAGGCGTGCCGGAATGGTTCTATAATCTTTCGAATACCAAGGTAGGGTCTGACTTTATTTTTACTAATACGCTGGTGTTTATAGTGGTTGTCATCTTGCTGGGGTATGTCATGCAAAATACCCGCTTTGGACGCTATTGCTATGCTGTAGGTTCTAATCCAGAGGCGGCACGCTTATCGGGGATTAATATAAATATGCACTTGATAAAAGCGTTTATCATCGAGGGGATTCTGGCTGCTGTGGCTGGGGTATTGTTAATGTCTAATTTAAATGTAGGTGCACCTAGTGAAGCCACAGGAGTTGGCTTATTTGCTTTGGCTGCGGCTATTATTGGTGGAGCTGCGTTTAGCGGCGGTGTCGGCAGTATGGCAGGTGCTGTAGTTGGTATTTTTACCTTGGAAGTCTTTCGGAATGGACTGGCTATTTTGGGGTTAAATTCTTTTATTCAACAGGCTGTTACAGGTGGAATCATCATTGTAGCGGTAGTGATTGACTATTATCGCCGTACAAGATAG
- a CDS encoding sugar ABC transporter ATP-binding protein, with protein MDEEYLVMKKIEKRFPGVYALKGVELEVRAGEVHGLLGENGAGKSTLMKILGGIYAQDQGEIVINEVECGVMTPKKAQEMGVGFVHQELNLAEALTVAENIYMGRLPYKNKNWGIIDYKKLYSDTENILKKLSAKAKPTDIVGELPTAQKQLLEIGRAISLDAKILIFDEPTTSLGSEDVAALFKVIQTLQQEGVAVIYISHRLKEIFEICDRATVLRDGKCIGTVEVSNVSQKQLITMMVGRDITELFPKESGVVGEVLLEVGELSDYAGKVNNVKFCIRRGEIVGFAGLVGSGRTEIMRLLFGADRLCSGKIKVKGIPVNIKTPRDAIKQGICLLTEDRKRQGLSLGMSVSDNINITNIKQFILNHKQLRDTAEQFANSLRIKTDSVDTLVGNLSGGNQQKVVLAKWLNTNSEIFIFDEPTKGIDVGAKTEIYQIMNGLVKENKAVIMISSELPELLGMSDRIYVMCEGRLTGEVSHQEATQERIMALATMGGSCYGHKAQ; from the coding sequence TTGGATGAGGAATATCTGGTAATGAAAAAAATTGAAAAACGTTTTCCTGGGGTGTATGCCCTAAAGGGTGTAGAGCTGGAGGTACGCGCTGGGGAAGTACACGGCTTATTAGGTGAGAATGGTGCAGGGAAATCAACACTAATGAAAATCCTGGGCGGCATTTATGCGCAAGATCAGGGGGAAATAGTCATTAATGAGGTAGAGTGCGGTGTAATGACCCCAAAAAAAGCGCAAGAAATGGGTGTAGGCTTTGTACATCAGGAGCTCAATTTAGCAGAAGCCTTGACAGTAGCAGAAAATATTTACATGGGGAGACTGCCTTATAAGAATAAAAATTGGGGCATTATTGATTATAAAAAACTCTATAGTGATACAGAAAACATTTTGAAAAAATTGAGCGCGAAAGCCAAGCCTACTGATATTGTAGGTGAACTGCCAACAGCACAAAAACAATTGCTGGAAATTGGTCGCGCCATTAGTCTGGATGCAAAGATTCTTATATTTGATGAACCCACCACTTCCTTGGGTAGTGAAGATGTGGCGGCGTTATTTAAAGTCATCCAGACGCTTCAGCAAGAGGGCGTAGCAGTTATCTATATATCACACCGTTTGAAAGAAATATTTGAAATATGTGATAGGGCTACAGTCTTGCGTGATGGAAAATGTATTGGTACGGTAGAAGTGTCCAATGTTTCCCAGAAGCAATTGATTACCATGATGGTAGGACGCGATATTACCGAATTGTTTCCCAAAGAATCTGGTGTAGTGGGTGAGGTGCTGCTGGAGGTTGGTGAACTATCCGATTACGCTGGCAAGGTAAATAATGTAAAATTTTGTATAAGAAGAGGAGAAATTGTTGGATTTGCTGGTTTGGTAGGCTCGGGGCGTACTGAGATCATGCGGCTCTTATTTGGCGCAGATCGACTGTGTAGCGGGAAAATTAAGGTAAAAGGGATACCTGTTAACATTAAGACACCTCGTGATGCAATCAAGCAGGGGATTTGCTTATTGACTGAGGATCGAAAACGCCAGGGGTTATCGCTTGGCATGTCCGTATCAGATAATATTAATATTACTAATATCAAACAATTTATTTTGAATCATAAACAGTTGCGCGATACAGCCGAACAGTTTGCAAATAGTCTTAGAATTAAGACGGATTCGGTAGATACTTTGGTTGGTAATTTGTCTGGGGGCAATCAACAGAAAGTAGTACTGGCCAAATGGCTCAATACTAATTCAGAGATTTTTATTTTTGATGAACCAACCAAAGGAATTGACGTGGGGGCTAAAACTGAAATTTATCAGATTATGAATGGTTTGGTTAAAGAAAATAAGGCGGTTATAATGATTTCTTCAGAACTTCCTGAACTGTTAGGAATGTCGGATCGAATTTATGTTATGTGTGAAGGGCGTTTAACAGGGGAAGTCTCACACCAAGAAGCAACACAAGAGCGCATTATGGCACTTGCTACGATGGGAGGAAGCTGCTATGGACACAAAGCCCAATGA
- a CDS encoding glycoside hydrolase family 3 C-terminal domain-containing protein, producing MMPAYKNEALSFVERARDLVSRMTLEEKVMQMVYNSAAIPRLDIPSYNWWNEALHGVARAGVATMFPQAIGLAATFDENLLYQVADVISTEARAKFNEFQRKNDHGIYKGLTFWSPNINIFRDPRWGRGQETFGEDPYLTGRLGVAFVKGLQGNDEKYLKVAACAKHFAVYSGPESQRHSFDAVVSVKDLRETYLPAFKECVKEAKVEAIMGAYNRTNGEPCCGSKMLLRETLRQEWGFTGHVVSDCWAIKDFHENHRVTSTAPESVALALSNGCDLNCGNMYLNLLIAHQEGLITEAAIDEAVVRLMTTRMKLGLFDDPEHVSYNKILYEKNDCQEHREFAVETAKQTLVLLKNQENLLPLDRKKLNSLAVIGPNANSREALIGNYCGTASNYVSILEGIRAAVSKDTTVYYAQGCHLYKDKVEGLAEPKDRFAEALAAAERADAVVLCLGLDASIEGEEGDASNEYASSDKMNLNLPGLQQELLEAVYQTNKQVILVLLSGSALAITWADQYVPAIIEAWYPGAEGGKAVASLLFGEFSPSGRLPVTFYRTTEELPDFHDYAMKNRTYRYMVNDALYPFGFGLSYTTFTYGDLKVPSQHAMGENIECSITVKNTGRVGAAEIVQLYITDMEASVVVPRWQLRKIKKIFLVPGEEKTLSFVLSPRDFSLIDNAGKRLVEPGVFEIYVGGCQPDNRSQMLTRCEVRKEVVELVGQLLALPY from the coding sequence ATGATGCCTGCGTATAAAAATGAAGCATTGAGTTTTGTTGAGCGAGCACGGGATTTGGTTTCACGTATGACTTTAGAAGAAAAAGTGATGCAAATGGTATACAACTCAGCAGCCATTCCGCGTTTGGACATTCCGTCATATAATTGGTGGAATGAGGCTTTGCACGGTGTAGCAAGGGCAGGGGTGGCCACTATGTTTCCTCAGGCTATTGGTTTGGCGGCCACATTTGATGAGAATTTGCTGTATCAGGTTGCTGATGTTATTTCGACGGAAGCGCGTGCTAAATTCAATGAATTTCAAAGAAAAAATGATCATGGTATATATAAAGGGTTGACTTTTTGGTCGCCGAATATCAATATCTTTCGCGATCCGCGCTGGGGGCGCGGGCAAGAAACTTTTGGCGAAGACCCTTATTTGACAGGACGCCTGGGCGTGGCGTTTGTCAAAGGTCTGCAAGGAAATGATGAAAAGTATTTAAAAGTGGCAGCTTGTGCCAAGCATTTTGCTGTTTATAGTGGACCGGAAAGTCAACGACATAGTTTTGATGCCGTGGTTTCAGTTAAAGATTTGCGTGAAACCTATTTACCGGCTTTTAAAGAGTGCGTAAAGGAAGCTAAGGTTGAAGCGATTATGGGGGCTTATAACCGGACAAATGGCGAGCCTTGCTGTGGCAGCAAAATGCTGCTCCGCGAAACACTTCGGCAGGAGTGGGGATTTACCGGTCATGTTGTATCTGACTGCTGGGCCATTAAAGATTTTCATGAAAATCATAGGGTTACTAGTACGGCACCAGAGTCAGTTGCTTTGGCACTCTCGAATGGCTGTGATTTAAATTGCGGCAATATGTATCTTAATTTGCTGATTGCGCATCAAGAGGGGCTGATTACCGAAGCGGCTATTGATGAGGCGGTGGTTAGGCTGATGACAACCAGAATGAAGCTCGGATTATTTGATGATCCGGAGCATGTTTCCTATAATAAAATTCTTTATGAGAAAAATGATTGTCAAGAGCATCGAGAGTTTGCCGTAGAAACAGCCAAACAAACATTGGTGTTGCTAAAAAACCAGGAAAATCTGTTGCCACTTGATAGGAAAAAGCTAAATTCTCTTGCCGTTATTGGACCGAATGCCAATAGCAGGGAAGCACTGATTGGAAATTATTGCGGTACAGCTTCCAACTATGTTAGCATTTTGGAAGGCATACGGGCTGCCGTAAGCAAAGATACTACTGTTTATTATGCGCAAGGTTGTCATCTGTATAAGGATAAAGTAGAAGGTTTGGCTGAGCCTAAAGATCGGTTTGCTGAAGCCCTTGCTGCGGCAGAACGGGCAGATGCGGTGGTTCTGTGTTTGGGGCTGGATGCTAGCATTGAAGGAGAAGAAGGCGATGCTTCCAATGAATATGCTAGCAGCGACAAAATGAATTTAAATTTACCTGGACTCCAGCAAGAATTATTAGAAGCCGTTTATCAAACCAACAAACAGGTTATTTTGGTACTTTTATCAGGCAGCGCCTTGGCAATTACTTGGGCTGATCAGTATGTACCTGCTATTATTGAGGCTTGGTATCCGGGGGCCGAAGGCGGCAAGGCCGTAGCATCACTCTTATTTGGCGAGTTTAGTCCGTCAGGCCGTTTACCTGTAACTTTTTACCGTACCACTGAGGAATTGCCGGATTTTCATGATTATGCTATGAAAAACCGCACTTATCGATATATGGTAAATGATGCATTATATCCATTTGGTTTTGGCTTAAGTTATACTACCTTTACCTATGGCGATTTAAAAGTGCCTAGTCAGCATGCCATGGGTGAGAATATTGAATGCAGTATTACTGTGAAAAATACGGGAAGAGTTGGAGCGGCAGAAATAGTACAGTTATATATTACAGATATGGAGGCCAGCGTAGTTGTGCCCCGCTGGCAGTTAAGAAAAATCAAAAAGATTTTCTTGGTGCCAGGTGAAGAAAAAACGCTGTCGTTTGTATTATCGCCCCGTGATTTTTCCCTAATTGATAATGCTGGAAAGCGTTTAGTAGAGCCAGGTGTATTTGAAATCTATGTGGGTGGATGTCAGCCTGATAATAGGAGTCAAATGCTCACAAGGTGTGAAGTCCGCAAGGAAGTTGTTGAATTAGTCGGTCAACTTTTAGCATTGCCATACTAA